One stretch of Mesotoga infera DNA includes these proteins:
- the amrB gene encoding AmmeMemoRadiSam system protein B: protein MIRRPVVSGKFYAGDGEDLKSQIMNCFFHPVGPGSLPVTSERSEGTIGLIVPHAGYMASGPVAAWAYWKAASLMKPATVVIVGPNHTGLGTHLSLWLDQAWETPLGSVEIDHELGKRIIAMSNGIIASDTAGHLYEHSIEVQLPFLQFIYDDFKIVPIIMTDQRLETALMMSEVLEKVSRERKDLLIIASSDLNHYESHEITMEKDSELVGLLTERKYREAYDVSREKRITACGLGPIVAVREAFNSLDVLSNTTSGAIIGDRYRTVGYFAALLK, encoded by the coding sequence GTGATAAGGAGACCCGTTGTCAGCGGGAAGTTCTATGCTGGTGACGGAGAGGATCTCAAAAGCCAGATAATGAATTGCTTCTTCCATCCAGTGGGACCCGGAAGTCTTCCAGTGACCTCTGAGAGGAGTGAGGGGACAATCGGCCTGATTGTCCCTCATGCCGGTTATATGGCGAGTGGCCCAGTCGCTGCATGGGCTTACTGGAAGGCCGCTTCACTTATGAAGCCTGCGACGGTGGTAATAGTGGGACCAAACCATACTGGTCTGGGAACGCACCTCTCATTGTGGCTTGACCAAGCCTGGGAAACTCCCCTGGGTAGTGTGGAGATAGATCATGAACTAGGAAAGAGAATAATTGCCATGTCAAATGGGATAATTGCTTCAGATACGGCCGGCCACCTATATGAACACTCTATAGAAGTCCAGCTTCCCTTTTTGCAATTCATCTACGACGATTTCAAAATAGTCCCGATTATCATGACGGATCAGAGGCTGGAGACGGCTTTGATGATGTCGGAAGTTCTGGAAAAAGTGTCGAGGGAACGGAAGGATCTCCTTATTATAGCGTCGTCGGATTTGAATCATTACGAGTCGCATGAGATCACTATGGAGAAAGACAGTGAACTCGTCGGTCTTCTGACAGAAAGGAAGTATAGAGAGGCCTACGATGTCTCGAGGGAAAAGAGAATAACTGCCTGTGGTTTAGGTCCCATAGTAGCAGTAAGGGAGGCCTTCAACTCTTTGGATGTGCTCAGCAATACGACGAGCGGTGCGATAATCGGAGACAGGTACAGAACGGTTGGTTACTTCGCAGCTCTGCTGAAATAA
- a CDS encoding type II and III secretion system protein gives EVLQAMVNELMLEVTFTQITQSRYLLIGEINDIDSMKSILSDAVVGESKFLDYEIIIVSKEFNDYLVDERIREDLDNSLNSIGVSTYIGKFDDRLLIVGEKAHVDVAKKLISELDEASTLSQLTEKVFIEDLPSVSGWSIEQITQFLESAEIHLRSIIEYSGRLIGIGTQVGLENARAALSILAVDSKRESVRIEKNLVTETQLREIISKLDLKVEFVDLERQWLLIGEPESLMIITRTVEEAAADKEISRYITDLTVNPQELADLLRESIEGITVQTFTDLQMLLIKSKSSVLLDAAEKMVRDVQESRKAIDPLEKGIVVTGSTVRINVADQDLESLLRLVAEKLGVSLLFVDEIVENATMSIEGLTWDGLVKVINATKPIEISKIDDIYAVTKKEQKAGEEPTDVELVYRVYHNVEEVTRLIEFYGGEVLSDPVNGYIVVRGLAKSRVDNIFDEIGSSLAQPKKQVRIETRLVDKSIADRITRELTTEFDVNNAEVLVKSGSIDLNFKLIDYLDITQLIDDIVNTATLDVNAKLSDGDTDSDLISSPSIVSVSGQEAKIHIGDTIPYLVRTIEYVEGIPIEIETIEYLNTGVELRITPTVNDDGKILLDLYIKVSEPEKYEVEGRVLYGEKTREAQSRLIISNGNTLTIGGLVNSNETITLNKMPFLSDLPFIGKLFTTENRTSDKRELVIFITAEVVEP, from the coding sequence CCGAAGTGCTTCAGGCAATGGTTAATGAACTGATGCTTGAAGTTACGTTTACTCAAATCACTCAGTCAAGGTATTTGTTGATAGGTGAGATAAACGACATTGATAGCATGAAGAGTATTCTGTCAGATGCTGTTGTCGGAGAATCGAAGTTCCTGGATTACGAGATAATTATCGTTAGCAAAGAGTTCAATGATTATCTTGTTGATGAAAGAATCAGGGAGGATTTAGATAATTCTTTGAATTCTATTGGAGTATCTACTTACATAGGTAAGTTTGATGACCGACTTCTGATTGTGGGGGAGAAAGCTCATGTAGATGTAGCTAAGAAACTGATTTCTGAGCTTGATGAAGCGTCAACTTTGTCTCAGTTAACCGAGAAGGTTTTTATTGAAGATCTTCCGTCTGTTAGCGGCTGGAGCATAGAGCAGATAACGCAGTTCCTTGAGTCTGCGGAGATTCATCTCAGATCGATCATAGAATACTCCGGTAGACTCATCGGAATAGGAACTCAGGTCGGTCTTGAAAACGCGAGAGCCGCGCTCAGTATCCTAGCCGTAGATTCGAAGCGGGAGTCGGTAAGAATCGAGAAGAATCTTGTGACCGAAACGCAGCTCAGAGAGATAATCTCCAAGCTGGATCTGAAAGTAGAGTTCGTAGATCTTGAGCGGCAGTGGCTGTTGATCGGTGAACCCGAGTCACTAATGATCATAACCAGGACAGTTGAAGAGGCGGCCGCAGACAAGGAGATCTCGAGATACATTACCGATCTGACCGTCAATCCGCAGGAACTTGCCGATCTTTTGAGAGAGTCAATCGAAGGAATCACCGTTCAGACCTTCACAGATCTCCAGATGCTGCTGATAAAGTCAAAGAGCTCCGTTTTGCTTGACGCGGCAGAGAAGATGGTTAGGGACGTTCAAGAGTCGAGAAAGGCCATCGATCCTCTTGAGAAGGGCATCGTTGTGACGGGTTCCACGGTCAGAATAAACGTTGCCGATCAGGATCTTGAGTCCCTTCTCAGGTTGGTTGCTGAAAAACTCGGCGTCTCGCTCCTTTTTGTGGATGAGATAGTCGAGAACGCGACAATGTCTATTGAAGGCCTTACGTGGGACGGGCTGGTGAAAGTCATCAATGCAACAAAACCGATCGAGATAAGCAAAATCGACGACATCTACGCTGTAACGAAGAAAGAACAGAAGGCCGGAGAAGAACCTACCGATGTCGAGCTTGTTTACCGTGTTTATCACAATGTTGAAGAAGTCACCAGATTGATTGAGTTCTACGGAGGCGAGGTTCTTTCCGATCCAGTGAACGGCTACATTGTTGTGAGAGGGCTTGCGAAGTCCAGAGTAGACAACATTTTCGATGAGATTGGATCTTCTCTTGCGCAACCTAAGAAACAGGTAAGGATTGAGACAAGACTGGTAGACAAGTCAATTGCTGATAGGATCACTCGAGAGCTCACGACTGAATTTGATGTGAACAATGCTGAGGTCCTTGTTAAGAGCGGTTCAATAGATCTGAACTTCAAATTGATAGACTATTTGGACATCACTCAATTGATAGATGATATCGTAAACACAGCCACGCTAGATGTTAATGCAAAATTGAGTGATGGTGATACTGATTCAGATTTGATTTCGAGCCCTTCAATCGTCTCAGTTAGTGGTCAGGAAGCGAAGATCCATATTGGAGATACGATTCCTTATCTCGTTCGAACTATAGAGTATGTTGAAGGTATCCCTATAGAGATCGAGACCATCGAATATCTGAACACTGGAGTCGAACTAAGAATCACTCCAACCGTTAATGATGACGGTAAGATATTACTTGATCTCTATATAAAGGTAAGTGAGCCGGAGAAGTATGAGGTCGAGGGGAGAGTCCTCTATGGAGAGAAGACCAGAGAAGCGCAGAGCAGACTCATCATCTCGAACGGTAATACGCTAACAATTGGAGGGCTTGTCAACAGTAACGAAACGATAACACTCAACAAGATGCCTTTCTTGAGCGATCTACCTTTCATTGGCAAGCTGTTTACCACAGAGAACAGAACATCCGACAAGAGAGAATTGGTTATCTTCATCACAGCGGAGGTGGTCGAGCCGTGA
- a CDS encoding endonuclease MutS2: MNSLFDEDALRLLEFDTVLKDVSQKAISRYGKERIKALKPLAEDTGLLYRRVSEFNMILMREGEPPFTVFHDLNDYIGKVKRGFSLGGEELFRSAVTMENICRLKEFFDRVSQDFPAVSEVAVLLGCERGFIGDVRKKISEDGQIKDNASQVLKEIRNELKSLSRNLRGRLDSIMNRYKDSLTDSLVLSREGRYVLPLSAGRKNEYQGVIHGSSGSGATVYFEPQELIALNDSMRILQSREEEEIRRILRELTTLFFSTFERLEPSLEALGILDALYAACRYAKKRKGVFIGPSLSSRFYLKDARHPLINDEKVVPITFTMEEGINGVFITGPNTGGKTVAMKTIGLAVLLMLCGLPVLADQTSEIPFFRMLFADIGDEQSIEQSLSTFSSHISRIIRIIGSVEGDSLVLLDELGAGTDPVEGSALSIAIIERLLEKSRLILTTHLTPIKLYAMERSDVENASVEFDVASLRPTYRLLMGIPGSSNAIEVSKRLGLPPEIIERARSYMDSEARDLEAVIGKLHKERSSLEEERRALLLTRKELEERTQVFEEKLSMIKERRYREVSREIDELEERLGSIIKDIERAISQSRSSSERDKVAAVKRLNELKREVELFGSASPDKGDSVIPAIGDSVKLIESGAEGTVREFDGDRVVIDSGKITLKVPLSRVRVIGKVTAESEMSSLELENLSISQEIDIRGSITEDVPIIIDDFLQMLKTNGKKQGYIIHGKGTGKLAEGVWSYLRRTRGVKSFRIGTPSEGGSGVTVVEV, encoded by the coding sequence ATGAATTCATTGTTCGATGAAGACGCTCTTCGATTGCTGGAGTTTGACACAGTTCTTAAGGATGTTTCTCAGAAAGCAATTTCCAGGTACGGAAAAGAGAGAATAAAGGCTCTCAAGCCTCTGGCTGAGGATACCGGTCTTCTCTACAGAAGAGTTAGCGAGTTCAACATGATACTGATGAGGGAAGGAGAGCCACCCTTCACAGTCTTTCATGATCTCAACGATTATATTGGCAAAGTTAAGCGGGGATTCAGTCTCGGCGGTGAAGAGCTTTTCAGGAGCGCCGTGACTATGGAAAACATTTGTCGTTTGAAGGAGTTCTTCGATCGTGTTTCTCAGGACTTCCCGGCGGTGAGCGAGGTAGCAGTTCTTCTAGGTTGCGAACGCGGATTCATAGGCGATGTCAGAAAGAAGATTTCAGAGGATGGACAGATTAAGGACAACGCTTCTCAAGTTTTGAAGGAGATTAGAAATGAACTTAAGAGTCTTTCAAGGAACCTCAGGGGAAGGCTCGATTCGATAATGAACAGGTACAAGGACAGTCTGACAGATAGTCTGGTGCTCAGCAGGGAAGGAAGATACGTTTTACCACTCTCGGCAGGCAGGAAGAATGAGTATCAGGGTGTCATTCACGGTTCTTCGGGCAGCGGCGCAACGGTCTATTTTGAGCCTCAGGAGCTTATTGCTCTTAACGACTCGATGAGAATTCTTCAATCTAGAGAAGAAGAGGAAATCAGAAGAATATTGAGAGAGCTTACAACCCTTTTTTTTAGCACCTTTGAAAGACTTGAGCCATCACTGGAGGCCTTAGGTATTCTCGATGCTCTTTACGCTGCCTGTAGATACGCAAAGAAGAGAAAAGGGGTCTTCATTGGACCATCTCTTTCAAGCCGATTTTATCTCAAAGATGCCAGGCACCCTCTCATCAACGATGAAAAAGTGGTCCCGATTACGTTCACAATGGAAGAGGGGATAAATGGAGTTTTCATTACTGGCCCAAACACAGGTGGAAAGACGGTTGCAATGAAGACGATTGGTCTCGCGGTGCTTCTCATGCTTTGCGGACTTCCTGTACTCGCGGACCAGACATCGGAGATCCCCTTTTTCAGGATGCTGTTTGCAGACATTGGGGACGAGCAGTCCATCGAGCAGAGTCTGAGCACTTTCTCTTCTCATATATCAAGAATAATTAGAATAATCGGAAGCGTTGAAGGTGACTCTCTTGTGTTGCTTGATGAACTGGGCGCTGGAACCGATCCTGTTGAGGGATCGGCTCTGTCCATAGCGATAATAGAGAGGCTGTTGGAGAAGTCCAGACTGATCCTTACGACTCACTTGACCCCAATTAAGCTCTATGCTATGGAACGCTCAGACGTGGAGAATGCAAGTGTCGAGTTTGATGTTGCGAGCCTCAGGCCGACCTATAGACTGCTAATGGGTATTCCCGGCTCGTCAAATGCCATAGAGGTTTCAAAAAGGCTGGGGCTGCCGCCGGAAATAATTGAGAGAGCCCGTTCATATATGGACAGTGAAGCTAGAGACCTGGAGGCAGTAATTGGCAAACTCCACAAAGAAAGATCGTCACTGGAAGAAGAAAGAAGGGCTCTTCTCTTGACGAGAAAGGAACTTGAAGAAAGGACTCAGGTTTTTGAAGAGAAGCTTTCAATGATCAAAGAAAGACGATACCGCGAGGTAAGCAGAGAAATAGATGAACTGGAGGAAAGACTGGGATCCATTATCAAAGACATCGAAAGAGCGATAAGTCAGTCGAGGTCATCAAGCGAAAGAGACAAAGTTGCAGCAGTTAAGCGCCTGAACGAACTGAAAAGGGAAGTCGAGCTCTTCGGAAGCGCTTCTCCTGATAAGGGAGATTCGGTGATACCAGCTATCGGTGACTCGGTGAAGCTAATAGAAAGCGGCGCAGAAGGTACGGTTCGTGAATTTGATGGAGACAGAGTAGTCATTGACTCGGGGAAAATCACATTGAAGGTTCCGTTGTCGCGGGTCCGGGTTATTGGAAAAGTCACTGCTGAATCCGAGATGTCATCTCTTGAATTGGAGAACTTGAGCATAAGTCAGGAAATAGATATCAGAGGCAGTATCACAGAGGATGTTCCGATAATTATCGACGACTTTCTTCAAATGCTCAAGACAAATGGTAAGAAGCAGGGTTACATAATTCATGGAAAGGGTACTGGCAAGCTTGCTGAAGGAGTATGGAGCTACTTGAGGCGCACAAGAGGTGTCAAGAGCTTCAGAATCGGAACTCCTTCGGAAGGCGGGAGTGGCGTCACCGTTGTGGAGGTCTGA
- a CDS encoding Fis family transcriptional regulator, which translates to MRELAVVKELEGNIVLLEKARTEACSTCGSKNSCSVSLSEKKVTIKAMKNGVEIHSGDTVEIETGNLSATRVSMIVYGIPLAVFLVVLTTMNTILRSEVLALGVAFASIAVVYALIAVYDRKNREKLMPKIIRKVELPDEFIVR; encoded by the coding sequence ATGAGAGAATTGGCTGTTGTGAAGGAGCTTGAAGGAAATATTGTGCTCCTCGAAAAAGCTCGTACAGAGGCCTGTTCAACTTGCGGCTCAAAAAATAGTTGCAGTGTCTCGTTAAGTGAGAAGAAGGTTACTATAAAGGCAATGAAAAATGGAGTTGAGATTCATTCGGGAGATACAGTTGAGATCGAGACGGGCAACCTGAGTGCAACCAGAGTATCTATGATTGTTTACGGAATTCCCCTTGCCGTCTTTCTTGTCGTGCTCACAACGATGAATACTATTCTTAGATCCGAGGTACTTGCACTCGGAGTTGCCTTTGCTTCCATAGCGGTGGTCTATGCTCTAATCGCAGTCTATGACAGAAAGAACAGAGAAAAACTCATGCCGAAGATTATCAGGAAGGTGGAGCTGCCGGATGAATTCATTGTTCGATGA